The genomic DNA AATCCGGCAGAGACCGGATCGACAGCAGGATCGATATGGGCGAGACCGACTATCGTGCCGCCCATTAATGTATGTGTTAATGTATCCATGATTTCACTCCGTTTCAATACGGCATATATTATTATAATTATTTTTAAAAAGGTGAGTTGTACAATGTTCAAAAGACCGGAATTTAATAATACATTACTGAATTGGTACCAGGCAAACAAACGGAATCTGCCCTGGCGTGAGACGTCGGATCCTTTTAAAATATGGCTGAGCGAGGTCATGCTTCAGCAAACTCAGGTCATTACTGTTATACCCTATTATGAGAAATTTATAACAAAATATAGTAATCTCGATGCACTTGCGGATGCCGATGAACAGTCGCTTTTAAAGGACTGGGAAGGTCTTGGGTATTACAACAGAATCCGTAATTTTCAGCACGCAGTTAAAGAGGTTCAGGAAAAATATGATTCACAGGTGCCGGATCGTCCGGACGAATTTTTCAGTCTGAAAGGTGTCGGACCGTATATCGGCGGGGCAGTACAGAGTATTGCATTTAACAATCAGCTTGCTGCAGTGGACGGTAACGTACTCCGTGTCATGTCGAGACTGAATCGGGACGGACGCGATATGACAAAAGCATCTGTCCAAAAAGATGTGAAACGTTACATCGAAGAAGACATGCCTCTTGAAGCGGGGGATTTTAACCAGGCGCTGATGGAACTCGGGGCAACGATATGTACGCCGCGTACACCTAAATGTGTCATCTGTCCGGTTAAAGAACATTGTGAGGCGCTGAAAGCGAATGAAGTGATGCAGTATCCGCTGAAAAAGAAACAAAAAGCGAAGCAGGAATACTATTACAACGTGTACTTTATACTGAATGACAAAGGCGAAATTCTCCTGACTAAACAGGAGGACGATCTGTTAAAAGGAATGTATGAACTGCCGAGATATGATGTCGATACATCGCTCGAGTCAATCGAAGATGAATATAATATTCAGCTCAGTCAGCCGGGATCACCGGTCGGTGATCATAAACATGTCTTTACTCATAAAATATGGTACATGGAAGGCTATATTGTATATACAGTCAACGACAATGAGAATTTTATCCCGCTGCAGGACGTTAAAAATCTTCCGATGAGTGTAGCAATGCAGAAAATGATGAATTTAATTAATACTGCTTCGGAATCCGAACTGTAAATTTTTAAAACACATGGCGCTGTGCTATACTGTTTACGTAAATAATAAAGGTGGTGGCAGTAATATGGTGATGGAATCCATCCCAAAAGAGGGAAGTAAAATGAGGATTCAGAGCTATAAACATGATGGGAAAATCCACCGCGTATGGAGTGAAACGACGATTCTTAAAGGGACGGATCACGTCGTGATTGGTGGAAATAACCGCACGCTTGTAACAGAGAGCGACGGACGAAAATGGGTAACAAGAGAGCCCGCTATCGTTTATTTCCATAAAGATTTCTGGTTTAATGTCATCTGTATGTTTAGAGATGACGGAGTTTATTATTACTGCAACTTATCTTCACCATATGCCTGTGATGACGAAGCGATTAAGTATATCGACTATGATCTGGATATTAAAGTGTATCCGGACGGCAAATATCATCTTCTCGATGAAGATGAATACAAAGTGCACCGCAGTAAAATGAACTATCCCGACAGCATCGACGAGATATTAAAACATCAGGTCGATGAACTGCAGCAGTGGATAGAACACAAAAAAGGACCATTTGCTCCGGATTTTATAAAGGTATGGCACCATCGTTTTAATAGTGAACATTAACCAATCGGCCGAGCGTTGATTGGTTTTACTAATTTATTGGAGGAACGCTCATAAATGATCAGACGTTATATGCAATTTGTTAAGCCGTACTACGGTATAATCGGTTTAACCATTTTAATCGGTGTACTGAAGTTTGGTATTCCGCTCCTTATTCCTTTACTCGTCGCTTATGCCATCGACAGCATTATTCTTGCTGACGGTCTTGCATACGACGAACGTATTTCGATGCTTATTGAGATACTGATTGTATTCGCGGTAGTATTTATAGTTTTAAGACCCCCGGTTGAATTCTTCAGACAATATTTAGCCCAGCGTACCAGCAACAAGATTCTGTACGACATAAGAAAAAAACTATACGGGCACCTGCAGATGCTGAGTGCAAAGTTTTACTCAAATAACAAAGTCGGCGAAGTTATTTCCCGCGTGATTAATGATGTCGAGCAGACGAAGGACTTTATTATGACCGGTCTGATGAACGTCTGGCTGGATCTTGTGACGATAATTATCGCACTGATTATTATCTTCAGCTTAAACGTGCAGCTTGCCTTTGCATCTATTTTAATATTCCCGTTTTATATTTTCGGTGTCTGGTTCTTCTTCGGACGTTTAAGAGAGAAGACGAGAAACCGTTCGCAGGCACTTGCCGAAGTACAGGGGTTCCTGCATGAAAGAGTGCAGGGGATTAACGTCGTAAAAAGCTTTGCGATAGAAAATCATGAAGAAGAAAGATTCGATAATACAAACAATAACTTCCTGACAAAAGCGCTGGAGCATTCGCGCTGGACTGCATACAGTTTTATGGTCGTCAATACGATTACGGATATCGGTCCCCTGATTGTTATCGGATACGGTACTTACCTCGTATTGAACGGAGACCTGACAGTAGGGGTGCTTGCTGCATTCGTTGCGTACCTTGAAAGATTATACGGTCCGCTCCGCAGACTCGTTTCATCATCGACTTCACTCACTCAGAGTATTGCATCGATGGACCGTGTGTTCGGATTGTTCGATGTACCGTACGATGTAAAAGATAAAGAAGGCGCACAGCCTATCAAAGATGTTAAAGGACAAATTGAAATCAGTAATGTCGGTTTTAAATACGATGAAAATGACAACGATGTCCTGAAGAATATTAATCTCGATATAGAAATCGGACAGACAGTTGCATTTGTCGGCATGAGCGGGGGCGGAAAGTCGTCACTTGTCTCACTGATTCCGAGATTTTACGATGTGACGGCCGGCAGTATTAAAATAGACGGTCAGGATATTAGAGACGTATCCGTCCGTTCACTGAGAGATAATCTTGGAATCGTCATGCAGGACAATATATTATTCTCGGATTCAATCAGAGAAAATATACTGCTTGCAAAACCGGAGGCAACGGAAGAAGAAGTGATTCTTGCCGCACAGCGTGCCAATGCTCACGAATTCATTATGAATCTGGAAGAAGGGTATGATACAACAGTAGGAGAGCGCGGAGTGAAATTATCCGGGGGACAGAAGCAGCGCATTGCAATTGCACGTGTTTTCCTTAAAAACCCGCCGATTCTTATTCTGGACGAGGCGACAAGTGCACTGGATCTTGAAAGTGAAAGTATTATTCAGGATACACTGGACAAGCTGTCATCGGACAGAACGACACTGGTCGTTGCCCACAGGTTATCAACAGTGACTCATGCAGATAAAATTGTCGTCATTGAAAACGGGGAAATTACAGAAACAGGTACTCATAGTGAACTGATGTCTAAAAAAGGTGCATACAAGAACCTGTATGATATTCAGGGACTGTAAAGGACTGATATGTTAAATGAACTATTTGAATATAGATTTTTTAAGTGACAATACGCTGGAAGCAGCAAAGCAGCTGCTCGGCGTCGAAGTAGTCACAGAAATAAATGGTGAGAAAACGAGCGGCTTTATAACTGAAGTTGAGGCGTATCTAGGTTTGAGCGACAGAGCAGCACATACATTCAACGGCAAAGTAACAAAAAAGAATGCTATGATGTTTGAACCGTATGGTCATATTTATGTGTATACAATGCACGGCCACAACTGCATGAATTTTGTTACGACGACCGACCGGCCGGAAGGAATTCTGATCCGGGGTATTGAACCGCATCAGGGTATCGATATTATGAAAGAACGGAGAGGGAAAGAAACCGATTTAACTTCGGGTCCCGGTAAGCTGACGAAAGCACTTGGTATTACACGTGCCGAACATAACGGGGCAAAAATTAACGGTGACACTCTTCATGTACTGCCGGGCAGAAACCCCGCAGCTATTGAAGAAACGAAACGAATCGGCATTGATAATAAAGAAGAAGCGGTGGATTATCTGTACCGTTTTATCGTTAAAGGCAATCCGAACGTCAGTCGTTTTAAAGGCAAACCAGGCATTAATAATGGATGGCAATAAAAAAACTGCGGAGAATATTCTCCGCAGTTTTTTTATATATCCAAAGTCTCATCCTGTATATCGATTTTATTTTTATCAATATGGTAGCTGAAGAAACTGTTTGTCAGTCTGTCTACCCGGTCAATCGCGCGTGAGTATTCATGCATTGATGTAATGATTTCCAGTATGTTTTCATATTGGAGTTTATCATCTTCTTCAGTAAGGCGGGAATACTCTTTCAGGAAATGAGTCATAAGACTCTCTTCAAAGTAATGGGAACCTTCGACGTATAGTTCCGAAGTTTCCGGTTTAATCTTTTCCGTGAACTTCATAAACACCTGTTCGTGATAAGCCATCATTTCATCCATTTCTATACGGATATGATACTTTAAATCGTCAGGCAGATGTTTGTAATCATTTTCGTACCGGTTAATCCGCTTAAGCAGATTGTACGCCTGTCTCGTCGAAGCAATCATGTGTTTAAACAGTACTTTACGTCTGTGGTCGCCGAAGCGCTGTTTTTTGAACAGGTTGCGCTCTTCTTTATACCAGGAATACATCGTTTCAAGTTTCGTTACACGTTTTTGCAGCTGTTCGAGATCTTTTTTAACATTTTGTGATTCCGTTACCGCATTCAGTTCGAGACGCATCCATTTAAAAATGTCATTTGCGATATTAAAACAGTTATGATACATCTTCGTTTCATAACGCGGCGGGATAAAGACCAGATTGACGAGAAGTGATACAAGAACACCAATCATCACAAGCGAGAAACGTGTGCCGGCAACAATAAGGAAATCAGACGTTTCAAGATCGGCGCCGAAAGGCACATCCATTATGGCAACGACGGTAATAACCGCAAGTGTCGACACGCTCTGCAGTTTAAAGAACAGAAGCATTGCCAGTACCAGTATGACAGTCAACCCGATAATAAGGATGTTGCTGCCGAACAGAAGTACCATGACTATGGCTGATATCGCACCGATTGTGTTACCTCTGAATTGGTTCCATGTTGTTTCAAGAGAACGGTAGACATTGGGCTGCAGTGCGTTGACCGCAGCGATTCCCGCAATCAGGGCGGGTGTCAGGCCAATTTGATTTGTAATTAAGAAAGTTAATACAACGGCTATACCCGTTTTTAATACTCTAGCACCAAAACGCATGGCACCAACTCCTAAAGGTCATTTTTGAACACATCTTCAACTATTGCAAGTGTATCATCAATATCTTTTTCTGTATGTTCTGTCGTTAAGAACCAGGCTTCATATTTTGAAGGTGCGATATTGATACCGCGGCTGATCAGTCCTCTGAAGAACTTAGCGAAGACTTCGCCGTCACTTGCTTCAGCCTGAGTGTAGTTGGTCACAGTTTCATCGGTAAAGTAAATTGTCAGTGCACCGACGAGACGGTTAATCTTAGCTGTAACATTATATTTTTCAATCAGAGCGTTAAGACCGTCTTCCAGTTTTGCACCCAGTCTGTCGAGCTCTTCGTATACACCCGGTTTTTCAAGAACTTCAAGACATGCAATACCTGCAGCCATCGACAGCGGATTTCCTGCCATGGTTCCGGCCTGATAAGCGGCACCGAGTGGTGCGACACTTTCCATAATATCCAGACGCCCGCCGTATGCGCCAATTGGTGTTCCACCGCCGATGATTTTACCCATCGCAGTTAAATCCGGAGTGACACCCACGATGTCAGTCGCCGAACCGTAGCCGAAACGGAATGCTGTAATGACTTCGTCGTAAATGACAAGTGATCCATTATCGTGTGCAATATCGTTTACCGCCTGTAAAAATCCGTCTTCAGCTTCAACGATACCGAAGTTCCCGACGATTGGTTCAACAAGTACTGCAGCAATTTCATCACCGAAATGGTTAATAGCTTCTTTAAAATCTTCCAGGTTGTTGAAAGGAACGGTAATTACATCCTGTGCAACACTTTCTGGCACTCCAGCAGAGTCCGGAGTGCCGAGCTGTGAAGGGCCGCTGCCCGCTGCAACAAGTACAAGGTCCGAATGACCGTGATAGCAGCCTTCGAATTTAATTACTTTATTGCGGCCCGTGTATGCACGTGCGACACGAATCGTCGTCATCACTGCTTCAGTTCCCGAGTTGACGAAACGGACACGCTCCAGTGAAGGAACAGCCTTTTGAAGTTTTCTTGCAAAATCTATTTCGAGCTGTGTTGAAGTACCGTACAGTATGCCTTTACTTGACTGTTCTGTAATGGCTTCATGGATTCTCGGGTGGGCATGTCCTGTAATAATCGGACCGTATGCCGCGAGATAGTCGATATATTTGTTGCCGTCGACATCGTAGAAGTATGGACCTTCTGCTCTTTCCATAACTACCGGTGCTCCACCGCCTACTGCTTTGTACGATCTTGATGGTGAATTGACGCCGCCGAGAATAACTTCCTCAGCATCGATTTGCAATTTCTTTGAATTCGTATGAGTATACATAATTTCATCCTTACTTTTCGTCAGTTTTATTCATTCAATATAATACCATACATCAGACAATTATTTAAGAAACTAGAATGGTTTGCACTCATGCCGATAAAGGGTATTATAGATATACAGACTAATTAATGATGAAAAGGATGACTCATAAATGGAAAAATTTCCACAGTTCGAACTAGAAAATCAGAATGGTGAAATCGTATCTAATAATTCATTAACAGGACGCACGGTAATTTACTTTTACCCGAAAGACAATACACCCGGCTGTACTACACAGGCTTGTGACATGAGAGACAGTATGGCGACGCTTAACGATCTTGGTGTTACAGTATACGGCGTAAGCGGTGACAGCAAAAAGAAACATCAGAACTTTATCGAAAAACACGGTTTAAACTTCGATCTTTTAGTGGATGAAGACTTTAAGCTGTCGGAAGCTCTTGGAGTATACGGTCCGAAGAAAGCATTCGGCAAAGAATTTAACGGTATCACACGTACGACATTTGTCGTTGACGAAAACTCAAACATTCTTAAACGCTTTGACAAAGTTAAAGCTGCTGCACATGCTGATGAACTTCAGGACTTTCTTAAAGAGGGGTAACTACTATGAAAATCACTTCAACAGTTAAGTTAAAAGACTACATGGTGGAACAACTGGATGAACAGTATAACTACTTATATGTAGAAAAAGAAAACATGACAGATGAAATTAAAGCAGAAACTGATATTTTTGTAACGTACGGCGGGGATTTAACAGACGGTGAGGCGGCTCAGTTTGAAAATCTCAAATGGGTGCATGTAATGAGTGCCGGCATTGATGAGATTCCAAAAGATATCTTTGATAAGGCTCTCGTAACGAACTCTACAGGTATACATAAAATACCTATGACCGAATATGCAGTCGGCATACTGATGCAGTATTATAAAAACTTTACAAAACTGCATGAAGCCCAGAAAAATAATGAATGGATCAAATATTCACGATCGGAAGAACTCTATGGAAAAGAGGCACACATTCTCGGAACAGGGAGCATCGGCAGCCATCTTGCAAAAGCTCTGCAGGTTTTCGGTGTGAAAACTGTCGGTTATAATACAAACGGCCGTTCTATAGAAGGTTTTGATCAGACTTATGAAATTGGAAAGCTGAACGAGCAGGTTCAAAGTGCGGATATAATGGTAAATATTTTACCGAGCACGCCGGGTACAACAAATTTCCTGGAGACTGAAACATTTAAACTGATGAAAGACGAAGCGGTCTTTCTGAATATCGGTCGTGGGACCGTGATGACTGATGAAGTGCTGCTGGAGGTACTCGAAGAAAAATATATTGCCCAGGTGTTATCAGATGTATTTAATGAAGAACCGCTGCCTGAAGACAGCCCGCTGTATAACTATGATAATCTGACAATTACGCCGCATTGTTCAGCGAAGACAAGAATGTATAATGTGAGAGCGTTCGATATATTCATATATAATCTTGCTCGAATGAATAATGAATCGGATATGCAAAATGTTATCGACTATAACAAAGGTTATTAATATATAGTTTGACAATGATTTTGTATTCAAAGTACAATGTATATATTAGGTATATATAAACAGAAGGAAGGATCAGTCATATGAAGATGATAGATAATAATCATCATGACCATTTCGCAGAGTCTCTTGAGGCGCTAAAAAATACGGGCGTGAGAATCACACCTCAAAGAAAAGCAGTCCTCAGCTATCTCGTTGAAAGTGAAGTGCATCCGACTGCCGATGATATATTTCAAGCACTGTCCGGCGATTTTCCGAACATGAGTGTCGCTACAGTATATAATAACTTAAAATTATTTAAACAAACGGGGCTTGTTAAAGAGCTGACTTACGGTGATTCATCAAGCCGATTCGATTTTAACTCAGTACCTCATTATCATATCATCTGCAGCGAATGCGGAAAGATTACGGATTTCCAATATCCGGCATTAGAAGAAGTGGAGCACCTTGCTGGTCTAGTAACAGATTACGACGTAAGTCATCATCGTCTTGAGATTTACGGCGTATGTCCCGACTGCAGTGGAAATACAGAAAGTAATTCCAACAGCTAAATCCAGTTCCTTCTATATAAAGGATACAAAAGAAGTTCAAAAAATCCACGGTGCGTAATTGCACCGTGGATTTTTGTTTTAGTCTTTACTGTTACGCTGTTCGCGTAATTCTGCAATTTTTTTCTCCCTGCGGTGTTTTACATTGTAATCAACAGTGAATTCTTCACCTTCAAGTTCCTGATCGAGTGTCAGGGGTTCTTTACAATGCTGGCAGTAATCGACTCTGCCGAGTATCTTCGTATGACGCTCGCAGTTCGGACATTGAACAGTAACTGTACGTGCGCTGATCATGCCGACCCAGAAGTAAATAACGAAACTCAGCAGAATAGGTATGATTCCTAATATTAGGAAAATCAGCATTACCCATGGGATTTCTCTGAAGAACACACCAAGGTACATGACTGCCATACCGATGAAGATCATTGCAAGTGCCCAGCCGCGAATACGGAGTATTTTATTACCGGGTTTTCTCATATATGTCACCTCTAAAATTATTCTATACTTTCTTATCCTTATATGATAGTATATATCAAGTATTCGATTTACATATTTAACACGACGTTACGAAGTTGTAACATTTCTAAATAACATGTTAAAAAAGTTTAGAAAAAGTGTTGACGAAGAAGCGGATACTTGATAAGATATAAAAGTCGTCAAAACACGACGTCAACAACTAAGAGAACATCCTGAAAAGATTTTAAAATAGTTGTTGCAACTGAAACAGAGAAGTGTTAAGATAATAAATGTCGCTTAACAACGACACAACATTACTTAACAAAACAATAAAAACTTTTAAAATAGTTGTTGCATTCAAAACTTGGATGTGTTAAGATAGTAAATGTCGTCAAAACAACGGCGTAACACAAACTTAACAAAACTTTAAAATAGTTGTTGCATCTGTAAATCAGACATGTTAAGATAATTAAGCAGTCAACAAGAGCTTAACACAAACGAAACAAAGCTTTACATAAAGAACATTGAAAACTGAATGACAATATGTCAACGTTTAATTCCGAATACAAAGTCTTCTATTATATAGGAGCACAGGTTGAGGCGAACAACACAAACGCAAACGAGATACTGTCAGCAGTATCACACAGAGCTTATTATTAAGCTTTCCAATCATGGAGAGTTTGATCCTGGCTCAGGATGAACGCTGGCGGCGTGCCTAATACATGCAAGTCGAGCGCGAGATTGAGGAGCTTGCTCCTCATGATCGAGCGGCGGACGGGTGAGTAACACGTAGGCAACCTACCCTTGAGATTGGGATAACTACCGGAAACGGTAGCTAATACCGGATACGACATAGTCACAAAAGTGATTGTGTTAAAAGGCGGATTTATCTGCCGCTCATGGATGGGCCTGCGGTGCATTAGCTAGTTGGTGAGATAGAAGCTCACCAAGGCGACGATGCATAGCCGACCTGAGAGGGTGATCGGCCACACTGGGACTGAGACACGGCCCAGACTCCTACGGGAGGCAGCAGTAGGGAATCTTCCGCAATGGACGAAAGTCTGACGGAGCAACGCCGCGTGAGTGATGAAGGGTTTCGGCTCGTAAAACTCTGTTGTTAAGGAAGAATACTTGAGGTAGTAACTGGCCTTGAGATGACGGTACTTAACCAGAAAGCCACGGCTAACTACGTGCCAGCAGCCGCGGTAATACGTAGGTGGCAAGCGTTATCCGGAATTATTGGGCGTAAAGCGCGCGTAGGCGGTAAAATAAGTCTGATGTGAAAGCCCCCGGCTCAACCGGGGAGGGTCATTGGAAACTGTTTTACTTGAGTACAGAAGAGGAGAGTGGAATTCCATGTGTAGCGGTGAAATGCGCAGAGATATGGAGGAACACCAGTGGCGAAGGCGGCTCTCTGGTCTGTAACTGACGCTGAGGTGCGAAAGCGTGGGGATCAAACAGGATTAGATACCCTGGTAGTCCACGCCGTAAACGATGAGTGCTAAGTGTTGGGGGGTTTCCGCCCCTCAGTGCTGCAGCTAACGCATTAAGCACTCCGCCTGGGGAGTACGGCCGCAAGGCTGAAACTCAAAGGAATTGACGGGGACCCGCACAAGCGGTGGAGCATGTGGTTTAATTCGAAGCAACGCGAAGAACCTTACCAAATCTTGACATCCTCTGACAACTGTAGAGATACAGCTTCCCTTCGGGGCAGAGTGACAGGTGGTGCATGGTTGTCGTCAGCTCGTGTCGTGAGATGTTGGGTTAAGTCCCGCAACGAGCGCAACCCTTAAGTTTAGTTGCCATCATTAAGTTGGGCACTCTAGACTGACTGCCGGTGACAAACCGGAGGAAGGTGGGGACGACGTCAAATCATCATGCCCCTTATGATTTGGGCTACACACGTGCTACAATGGACAGGTTACAAAGGGCAGCAACGCCGCGAGGCCAAGCGAATCCCATAAAACTGTTCTCAGTTCGGATTGGAGTCTGCAACTCGACTCCATGAAGCTGGAATCGCTAGTAATCGTAGATCAGCATGCTACGGTGAATACGTTCCCGGGTCTTGTACACACCGCCCGTCACACCACGGAAGTCGATAACACCTGAAGCCGGTGGGCCAACCTTTTGGAGGCAGCCGTCGAAGGTGGGATTGATGACTGGGGTGAAGTCGTAACAAGGTAGCCGTATCGGAAGGTGCGGCTGGATCACCTCCTTTCTAAGGATAATAACGGAATCGGAGTAAGCGTTTGACATATTGTATTCAGTTTTGAATGTTTCTTTATAGAGATATTCACTTGTTAATAATAAAATAACTCATATATTATTTAATGGGCCTATAGCTCAGCTGGTTAGAGCGCACGCCTGATAAGCGTGAGGTCGGTGGTTCGAGTCCACTTAGGCCCACCATTAAATAGAAAATATGGGGGCTTAGCTCAGCTGGGAGAGCGCCTGCCTTGCACGCAGGAGGTCAGCGGTTCGATCCCGCTAGTCTCCACCATTTTATTATTCAGTTATGTACATTGAAAACCGTATAGAAGTAAAGAAAAGAGTAAAAAGATTTCAAATCGAGAAAAAGAATTGAAAACGAGAACGCAAACGTATCTATAAGATACACTCACACAAATTTCATTACGATTAAGTAGTGAAGGGCGCATGGCGGATGCCTAGGTAGCAAGAGCCGATGAAGGACGGAACAAACACCGATATGCTTCGGGGAGCTGTAAGTAAGCTTTGAACCGGAGATTTCCGAATGGGGAAACCCAATACCGCGAGGTATTACCACGACATGAATACATAGTGTCGTTGGAGGACACCTGGAGAACTGAAACATCTTAGTATCCAGAGGAAGAGAAAGAAACATCGATTCCCTAAGTAGCGGCGAGCGAACGGGGAAGAGCCCAAACCAGCTTCGGCTGGGGTTGTAGGACATTCACAACGGATTTAAAGACTTAGACGAATGGTCTGGGAAGGCCAACCGCAGGGGGTAAGAGTCCCGTAGTTAAAAAGTTGATAAATTTAGAATGTATCCTGAGTACGACGGAACACGAGGAATTCCGTCGGAATCCGGGAGGACCATCTCCCAAGGCTAAATACTCCTTGCTGACCGATAGTGAACCAGTACCGTGAGGGAAAGGTGAAAAGCACCCCGGGAGGGGAGTGAAATAGAACCTGAAACCATGCGCTTACAAGTAGTCAGAGCCCGTTAATGGGTGATGGCGTGCCTTTTGTAGAATGAACCGGCGAGTTACGAATATATGCAAGGTTAAGCAGCGAATGTGGAGCCGCAGCGAAAGCGAGTCTGAATAGGGCGACTGAGTATATGTTTGTAGACGCGAAACCAGGTGATCTACCCATGACCAGGCTGAAGTTCAGGTAACACTGAATGGAGGGCCGAACCGACTTACGTTGAAAAGTGACCGGATGAGTTGTGGGTAGGGGTGAAATTCCAATCGAACCTGGAGATAGCTCGTTCTCTCCGAAATATATTTAGGTATAGCCTCATATTAGCATCGTGGAGGTAGAGCACTGTTTGGATGAGGGGCCCATCCCGGGTTACCGAGTTCAGACAAACTCCGAATGCCACAGATGTGATGTATGGGAGTCAGACAGTGGGTGATAAGGTCCATTGTCGAGAGGGAAACAGCCCAGACCACCAGTTAAGGTCCCCAAATATATGTTAAGTGGAAAAGGATGTGGCGTTGCACAGACAACTAGGATGTTGGCTTAGAAGCAGCCATCATTTAAAGAGTGCGTAATAGCTCACTAGTCGAGTGACGCTGCGCCGAAAATGTACCGGGGCTAAACATATTACCGAAACTGTGGATTAAAATTTATTTTAATGGTAGGAGAGCGTTCTAAGTGCGGCGAAGCATGATCGTAAGGACATGTGGAGCGCTTAGAAGTGAGAATGCCGGTGTGAGTAGCGAAAGACGGGTGAGAATCCCGTCCACCGAACGACTAAGGTTTCCAGAGGTAGGCTCGTCCGCTCTGGGTAAGTCGGGACCTAAGCCGAGGCGAAAAGCGTAGGCGATGGACAACAGGTAGAAATTCCTGTACCAGTAAGATTGCATTTGAGTGATGGAGTGACGCAGAAGGAAAAGATGAGCGCGCGGAAGGAAGAGCGCGTCCAAGCCATAAGGCTGCATGTTAGGCAAATCCGGCATGCATTAAAGCTGAGTGGTGATGGGGAGCCGAAAATAGTAGGCGAAGCATACGGACTCACACTGCCAAGAAAAGCTTCTAGCAAGTAATCCTACTGCCCGTACCGTAAACCGACACAGGTAGTTGGGAAGAGAATTCTAAGGTGAGCGAGCGAACTCTCGTTAAGGAACTCGGCAAAATGACCCCGTAACTTCGGGAGAAGGGGTGCTTATAGAAATATAAGCCGCAGTGAATAGGCCCAAGCGACTGTTTACCAAAAACACAGGTCTCTGCCAAACCGAAAGGTGAAGTATAGGGGCTGACGCCTGCCCGGTGCTGGAAGGT from Jeotgalicoccus saudimassiliensis includes the following:
- a CDS encoding NAD(P)-dependent oxidoreductase, with amino-acid sequence MKITSTVKLKDYMVEQLDEQYNYLYVEKENMTDEIKAETDIFVTYGGDLTDGEAAQFENLKWVHVMSAGIDEIPKDIFDKALVTNSTGIHKIPMTEYAVGILMQYYKNFTKLHEAQKNNEWIKYSRSEELYGKEAHILGTGSIGSHLAKALQVFGVKTVGYNTNGRSIEGFDQTYEIGKLNEQVQSADIMVNILPSTPGTTNFLETETFKLMKDEAVFLNIGRGTVMTDEVLLEVLEEKYIAQVLSDVFNEEPLPEDSPLYNYDNLTITPHCSAKTRMYNVRAFDIFIYNLARMNNESDMQNVIDYNKGY
- a CDS encoding DUF2614 family zinc ribbon-containing protein; amino-acid sequence: MRKPGNKILRIRGWALAMIFIGMAVMYLGVFFREIPWVMLIFLILGIIPILLSFVIYFWVGMISARTVTVQCPNCERHTKILGRVDYCQHCKEPLTLDQELEGEEFTVDYNVKHRREKKIAELREQRNSKD
- the bcp gene encoding thioredoxin-dependent thiol peroxidase — protein: MEKFPQFELENQNGEIVSNNSLTGRTVIYFYPKDNTPGCTTQACDMRDSMATLNDLGVTVYGVSGDSKKKHQNFIEKHGLNFDLLVDEDFKLSEALGVYGPKKAFGKEFNGITRTTFVVDENSNILKRFDKVKAAAHADELQDFLKEG
- the perR gene encoding peroxide-responsive transcriptional repressor PerR — its product is MKMIDNNHHDHFAESLEALKNTGVRITPQRKAVLSYLVESEVHPTADDIFQALSGDFPNMSVATVYNNLKLFKQTGLVKELTYGDSSSRFDFNSVPHYHIICSECGKITDFQYPALEEVEHLAGLVTDYDVSHHRLEIYGVCPDCSGNTESNSNS